The region CCTTTGGCTTTGATGCCTTTTCAGCATCATCATAGAAAATCGGcagatataaaccatctgtcAGAATTCATCTGAATCAATTCATGTACATTTTTTCATACTATTTTTATAGCATGATTTCATTCGCAGCCAGCAAGAACTAATATAAGTATGAAACTAATTAAATCTGCAATATACGGCGTGCAGGCAGCGGTGGCCTCCTGAAGCTGCATGAGGACGTGCAGACCTGCGACTACAAGGACGTGCAGGTCATGTTCGAGATGCTGACGTCGGAGCTGGAGGCGTCGCACGccaggaagcagcagcagctgctgtcCCCGTCCCCTCGCACGCtgccgacgccggcgtggcccggcagctcgccgccggagaagcagtagagagagagcagcagcaagaagaagaggagaccATGCGCTTGCAATGCATGGCACTCGAAAGAAGAACAT is a window of Oryza brachyantha chromosome 8, ObraRS2, whole genome shotgun sequence DNA encoding:
- the LOC102714854 gene encoding uncharacterized protein LOC102714854, which translates into the protein MEGWRKKVVVRARRAWAAVSGRIRVQNQGSGGLLKLHEDVQTCDYKDVQVMFEMLTSELEASHARKQQQLLSPSPRTLPTPAWPGSSPPEKQ